CTGCCGATAGAAGTTAACGTTCAATAAGAACTAACAAAAAAGCCGCCTGATAACAGGCGGCTTTTTTGTTAGACGTTCATCAGCGATTCCCGACGGCGCATTTTGCCGGCCGGAATGCCAAACATCATTTTAAACCGGCGGCAGAAATAAGCCGTGTCTTTGTAGCCAACTTCGGCCCCGATACCACGAATACTCTTCTTGCTCGTGCGCAACAGCCCTACGGCTGCCTCCATGCGTTGGTATTCGATATAATCCTGTGGATTGATACCCGTCAGCATTTTGAAATACTGACCAACGTAATCTTCGGAAACGTTCGCTACATTGGCCAGAACTTTGTTTGACAGATCACCACCCAGATTTTCCTTGATATAGGCGAATATATCGATTAAGCGAGGATCTTTAAAATATGTACTGTTGGTAACCAGCTGCTCGACGAACAGCCGATTTTTCAGAATATACCGGACAACTTCAATAACGATTTCTTCGGTTTTGATCTTGACGATGCGCCCTTTCCCGGCCAGATCCGTCATGTCTTCCGCCAGAATCTGATCGATCGTGTTGGCCAGATGATCTTCCCGTTTGATGATGAATGGCGGCACGTCGAGTGAATTGAAAAAATTCACCGAATCGAAGACCTTCGCTTCAAAAGAGACATAGCCGAACGAATTTGGCAGATGACCGATGAGCTTAGGATCGTGATTACCTTCCCAGTACGTTTCCCGGTGCGTCATAAACTCCTCATTCGAGACAGTTTTAGAGGTTGTGGGGTCTCCGTAGGTCACAGTGACGTGTTTGCCGCCCGGAATGAAAAGCATATCGCCCACGTCAACCCGAACGCGTTCCTCGCCAATCGACACTTCGCCGTTATATAAGATCAGCAGCGTATTCTCAACATCATAGAAATTTTTGATGGTGATCGGCTGCAAAATCCGAATGTTACGGGCCTTAATAAATTTAACGCCCAGCGACTCAATGATTTTATTATAATCTTCCATAGCTGAAAGGGGAGTGCGTGTGAATGCTACATGCTCTCAAAGTTGCACAAAACTAATAATTTGTACAAAACTAATACAAGTATAAAAGTTTCCAAAAAATAAAAAAAATAGTGCGTATTCGTATCGAACACGCACTACCCCTTTTAAAAAAATTCTATTTTACTAAGAAAACACTTATCGGATGAGTTCGCGGGCAATTACCAATTTTTGGATTTCGGATGTACCCTCGTAGATCTGTGTAATTTTCGCGTCGCGCATCAACCGCTCCACGTGGTATTCCTTTACATAACCGTAGCCACCGTGTATCTGAACGGCTTCTGTCGTTGCCCACATCGCCACATCCGACGCAAATAATTTGGCCATCGCTGCGGCTTGAACGTAATCTTTATGCTCGTCTTTTAGCCGTGCCGCTTTGTAAACCAGTAACCGTGCCGCTTCAATTTTGGTCGCCATTTCAGCCAGTTTAAATTGAATAGCCTGATGGTCAAATATTTGTCGGCCAAAGGCTTTGCGTTCCTGTGCATACTTCAGCGATAACTCGTAGGCACCAGCCGCGATACCCAGCGCCTGAGCCGCAATACCGATTCGGCCACCATTCAGCGTTGACATCGCAAATTTGAAACCAAAACCATCTTCTCCGATTCGGTTTTCCTTGGGTACTATAGCATCCGTGAACAGCAGAGAGTGTGTGTCAGAAGCCCGGATTCCCATTTTATCTTCTTTCCTGCCAACAACAAAACCGGGCGTTCCCTTTTCAACGATCAGGCAATTTATTCCCCGATGTTTTTTCTCCCGGTCGGTTTGGGCAATGACCAGACAGATACCGGACGAGTTGCCGTTGGTAATCCAGTTCTTAGTGCCGTTTAGTAAATAATAATCACCCTTGTCTTCGGCAGTGGTGCTTTGCGAGGTCGCGTCGGAGCCGGCTTCGGGTTCGGACAGACAAAAGGCACCGAGGGTTTCGCCCGTAGCCAATCGGGTCAGGTAGGTTTGCTTCTGCGCTTCGGTGCCGAAGGCTTCCAGTCCGTAACAAACCAGTGAATTATTCACCGACATGATAACGGAAGCAGATGCGTCAATTTTAGAAATCTCCTCCATCGCCAGCACATAAGCCACTGTATCCATGCCACCACCCCCGTACTCGGGTGAAACCATCATTCCCAAAAAACCCAGCTCACCCATGCGCTTGACCTGTTGCGCGGGAAAACGAGCTTCATTGTCACGTTCAACAATGCCGGGCAAAAGTTCATTCTGAGCAAAATCGCGGGCGGCTTCCTGAACGGCCAGGTGTTCTTCCGATAAATTAAAATTCAATCCCTGTAACTCCAGCGCTGCCGTTGCCATCTGAATTGCTTTGTTTTAGTGAGTTGTAACCGCTTGTTGTGAATTGTGTAAAGATAAGAAAAAGTTGAATGAATAGTATGCTTGCATACTATTCATTCGAACAGAAGTACAACTAATTCGGCAACGCAGGCTGGTTTCTGTTCACCGGCGACTTCAAATACACATTCAATAATGGCTCTGACGCCATTCGTACTTTCGTTGCTGTTTTGTGGCTCAACGTGGTGTAACCAGGCTTTCATGCGTAGCTGACTGCCAACGGGCACGGCATTCGCAAAGCGAATTTTGTTGGCTCCGTAATTGACCCCGAGCTTTACTGTGTCAACCCGATACAGTTCAGCCAGTAGCTTGGGGGCCAGCGAAAGGGTTAGAAAGCCGTGCGCAATGGGTGCTTTATAGGGTGATTCACGCGCTGCCCGCTCCGGATCGGTATGAATCCACTGGTGGTCACCCGTCGCTTCGGCAAATAAATTAACCGACTCCTGCGTGATGGTTAGGTAGTCCGTTTCGCCCAGAGGCTGGCCTGCGTGTGCGGCAAATTCGGTTAGGTCTGCAAAGACTTGCATAGGTATGTAAGAATAAAGAATGATTGGTGAATACGGCCGCAGATGAGTGTCTTACGGCATTGTTTTGCAACTTTGTAGGAATGAGTAACAGGGCCGACACCGAATTTTTCGAGTTTGAGAACAACCGACTGGCCTACCGGCGATTTGGCAACGGAACGATTACGCTACTGGCTTTTCATGGTTTCGGGCAATCGGGTCAAGTATTTTCCGCGCTCCAAAAGTCACTCGGCGAACGATATACCATTTTGGCGATCGATTTGTTTTTTCATGGCCAAAGCAGTTATCATACTACCCAACTGTTGAGCAAGCCCGACTGGGCGCGGTTGATCGATGCTTTTTTACAACTACGTCAGGTCAATCGATTCTCACTGGTGGGTTTTAGCCTGGGCGGTCGATTTGCGCTGGCAACCGTTGAATCGTTTGCCATCCGAATTGATCAACTGGTGCTGATTGCGCCGGATGGCATCACGCGCAACGTATGGTACTGGATAGCAACCGGCTCGTCTGCCGGGCGCTGGCTATTTCGGCGCTTGCTTACCCATTTGCCCTTGCTCAACGCAGTTGGACACGGCCTCACGAGCATCGGGCTGTTAAACCGAACGGTCATGCGCTTCGTCGAGATTTCGTTAAGTACCCCTCAACAGCGTGAACGGGTTCATGTGAGCTGGACACAGTTTCGCCTGATCAAGCCTGATCTCGATCAAATCCGCGGTCTACTGCATCAGTATCCGGTGCGGGTTCGTTTTTTTACGGGCGCTTTCGATCGGATCGTGCCAGGTCGATACATTCTTCCACTGACTAAACAGCTTCATCACTACGAACTAACTGTTTTTCAGACGGGGCATAACCATCTCATTGAACTAGCTGGTGAGCAGTTGGACTAACCTCCTTTTCGCGTCCCGATTATTTTAGTGCCCGCTGAACAACCTGCCACAGACCAGCAATGGACACGATAACCAGCACGACGACAATAATTTGCG
This genomic window from Spirosoma agri contains:
- a CDS encoding AraC family transcriptional regulator, producing the protein MEDYNKIIESLGVKFIKARNIRILQPITIKNFYDVENTLLILYNGEVSIGEERVRVDVGDMLFIPGGKHVTVTYGDPTTSKTVSNEEFMTHRETYWEGNHDPKLIGHLPNSFGYVSFEAKVFDSVNFFNSLDVPPFIIKREDHLANTIDQILAEDMTDLAGKGRIVKIKTEEIVIEVVRYILKNRLFVEQLVTNSTYFKDPRLIDIFAYIKENLGGDLSNKVLANVANVSEDYVGQYFKMLTGINPQDYIEYQRMEAAVGLLRTSKKSIRGIGAEVGYKDTAYFCRRFKMMFGIPAGKMRRRESLMNV
- a CDS encoding acyl-CoA dehydrogenase; the protein is MATAALELQGLNFNLSEEHLAVQEAARDFAQNELLPGIVERDNEARFPAQQVKRMGELGFLGMMVSPEYGGGGMDTVAYVLAMEEISKIDASASVIMSVNNSLVCYGLEAFGTEAQKQTYLTRLATGETLGAFCLSEPEAGSDATSQSTTAEDKGDYYLLNGTKNWITNGNSSGICLVIAQTDREKKHRGINCLIVEKGTPGFVVGRKEDKMGIRASDTHSLLFTDAIVPKENRIGEDGFGFKFAMSTLNGGRIGIAAQALGIAAGAYELSLKYAQERKAFGRQIFDHQAIQFKLAEMATKIEAARLLVYKAARLKDEHKDYVQAAAMAKLFASDVAMWATTEAVQIHGGYGYVKEYHVERLMRDAKITQIYEGTSEIQKLVIARELIR
- a CDS encoding MaoC family dehydratase; this translates as MQVFADLTEFAAHAGQPLGETDYLTITQESVNLFAEATGDHQWIHTDPERAARESPYKAPIAHGFLTLSLAPKLLAELYRVDTVKLGVNYGANKIRFANAVPVGSQLRMKAWLHHVEPQNSNESTNGVRAIIECVFEVAGEQKPACVAELVVLLFE
- a CDS encoding alpha/beta fold hydrolase, coding for MSNRADTEFFEFENNRLAYRRFGNGTITLLAFHGFGQSGQVFSALQKSLGERYTILAIDLFFHGQSSYHTTQLLSKPDWARLIDAFLQLRQVNRFSLVGFSLGGRFALATVESFAIRIDQLVLIAPDGITRNVWYWIATGSSAGRWLFRRLLTHLPLLNAVGHGLTSIGLLNRTVMRFVEISLSTPQQRERVHVSWTQFRLIKPDLDQIRGLLHQYPVRVRFFTGAFDRIVPGRYILPLTKQLHHYELTVFQTGHNHLIELAGEQLD